One Actinosynnema pretiosum DNA segment encodes these proteins:
- a CDS encoding SMI1/KNR4 family protein, producing MEPDSLARLRTVLAAFPRGLAYDMSGPRYDPAFHAHDWTAVEERVGTRLPADYRRLADGYGGLVVAGIFLVTPDDLPAVHEAHANSLRDHFAHRPDLARPVHPEPGGLLLCATTEGRDILWWDTTAPDPDRWSIVWDAEFAAHTFPGTLTELLVADLTGVLRPRLTAFTVRL from the coding sequence GTGGAACCCGACTCGCTCGCGCGGTTGCGGACCGTCCTGGCCGCCTTCCCGCGCGGCCTCGCCTACGACATGTCCGGGCCGCGCTACGACCCCGCGTTCCACGCCCACGACTGGACGGCCGTCGAGGAGCGCGTCGGGACCCGCCTCCCGGCGGACTACCGGCGGCTCGCGGACGGCTACGGCGGGCTGGTCGTCGCGGGGATCTTCCTCGTCACCCCGGACGACCTCCCGGCCGTCCACGAGGCCCACGCCAACAGCCTCCGCGACCACTTCGCCCACCGCCCCGACCTGGCCCGGCCGGTCCACCCGGAACCCGGCGGGTTGCTGCTGTGCGCGACCACCGAGGGCCGCGACATCCTGTGGTGGGACACGACCGCCCCGGACCCCGACCGCTGGTCGATCGTCTGGGACGCGGAGTTCGCCGCGCACACCTTCCCCGGCACCCTCACCGAACTCCTCGTCGCCGACCTGACCGGTGTCCTCCGCCCCCGGCTGACCGCCTTCACGGTCCGTCTCTAG